GGGTAGAGTGTCCTTCCTGCCTTTGCCCGTCCTCCTGGCCGCGCCCGTGTCGGCCATGTCCGCTGTGGCCGCTTCCGCCGCCGCCGGTCCCTGCGAGGTCAGGCGGCGTTGCGGAGTTCCTGCTTGCGGCCGACGAAGGCGGCGATGCGGTCCACCGATTCCAGGTTGTCGGCGATCATGTCGTCGTCATCGACGGCGATGCCGAAGCGTTCCTCCAGGAAGGCGACGACGTGCATGATGCCCGTGCTGTCGATGATCCCCGACTCCAGCAGGGATTCGCTGTTGTCGAAGCCGGAGTCCTTGCCAAGCAGGAAGTTCTCCACGATGAACGCGCGGATTTCCGGCAGGGCGGGAGCGGTCAGGGTCGTGTCGGTCAGGGTGGCGGTCCGCATGTCTCTGAAAACTCCTGCTGGGTTCGGTCGACTTGGGTTGCGTCGCAAAAGGGGGTTCTGTCGAAAAAGGTCCGTCGAAACGGGGTTCTGGCGCTTCGTCGGCACTGTCCGGGGGCGGGTTGCGGCTGACCCCCTGCCTGCGGTCCTTCCGTCGTTCCGGCCTTTGATTTCGCATCGGCGTGATATGCAATTTTATTGTGATCATCGCGCTGCTTTGCGAGGGATCAAAGGATAGGAGTGCCTAGAAGTCTGTGGTTAGCCACTCTGTTGTCCGGTTATAGGGCCAGTTGACGGTGTCCTGACCTTTGGTATGCGAAAGTAATTGGCGGTCATATGCCTGCGGATTTGGGTTTCGTCATCGTACCCGACCATCCGGACATGACCTCTCCGGCATCGGCGCCGTTGCCGCCGCCCTTGCGCTTGCGCAGCCACGCCGGAATGCCGGTCAACTGCACGCTGAGCCATTCCACCGTCGCGTCATCG
The sequence above is drawn from the Azospirillum lipoferum 4B genome and encodes:
- a CDS encoding acyl carrier protein, giving the protein MRTATLTDTTLTAPALPEIRAFIVENFLLGKDSGFDNSESLLESGIIDSTGIMHVVAFLEERFGIAVDDDDMIADNLESVDRIAAFVGRKQELRNAA